Within the Acidobacteriota bacterium genome, the region GACGCTGATCCCCTCGCACCCCGAATCGGCAGTGGACCGTTCTCACGGTACCGAAGAAGTGGCGGACCACCGAAGATCCCTCACCGCCGGCAAGACTTCAGGTCACATCAAACCTCTTCACCCATCGCACGCTGATAGCCTCTCTCGCCCTTTGCTCGGACTCGCTTGAGCCGCTCAAAGTACTCATCAGCTTCTCTCAGCTCAAGTGGAGAGTCTTGGGCCTTCATCCGATACTCCATGTCCGACTTGAGCTCGTAGAGATCCGTCAAAGCGCGATTATTGACTCGCCAAAGCTTCTTGTTCGCGAACAGGGCCTCCCAGGTGCTTAGAATCGAGGCAGCACCAGTTGCTACCATCGCAAGAATAGGCAGCCACCGGGAATCGAGGATCTCTGACGCACCGATAAAGACGGTGGCTAGCGCAGCAAGTGTTGCTGGTACGACCGTAAATAGAAAGGCTGCCTTGCGATTGAACCGCTTTCTCTTCGTGTAGAGGTCAATCTCTCGATTGACTTGCTCCTCGACATATCCCAACTGCGCGTTTTCAGAGCTCAAACCACTATTCCCCTATGGTCTTGAATCGAATCGCAAACCCTCGTTGACAGCTCAGAATTCTAGATCTAAGTGTAAACCAAGGGGATCTTCTACAGAAGCTGCATCCCCACCAGCAGCAAGAACGCCACCACAACCCAAAGCACCGTCCAACCCAACGAGTCGCTCTTCACGCTCGCCAGCATCCGATGGTAGAGCTCGCCTGCCCCCGGCGGATCGGGAACATGGAAGACGAACTCGATCTTGATCTTGGTTCCGTAGAGTTCCCTTAGAAATCCGATGACTTCCGCCGTGATCTCCGAGCGAGCCTCTGGGGTGGAAGCGTCGGGCCAGATTCGGGTCCAGAACTCGTTCCGACCTTCCAACGCCCAGCCTCGGGAGTGAAGCTCCTCATGGTGCTCCTCCGAAAGGTGGAAGCCCGGCTGTCGGTAGGCGTTGTAGATCACTTGAGCGCAGATCTCGGCGTCGTCGGCCACCACGAATTGTCCGAGACAAGTCCCCTTCGGATCCGATCCCAGGATGGTGATGATGCCGTCGCCCTGGAACTCTGGCTGGTTCTGAGCCTCAGCGAGGAGCTCTGCAGGAGTCGGCTCGAAGATATGCGG harbors:
- a CDS encoding DUF4231 domain-containing protein, producing the protein MSSENAQLGYVEEQVNREIDLYTKRKRFNRKAAFLFTVVPATLAALATVFIGASEILDSRWLPILAMVATGAASILSTWEALFANKKLWRVNNRALTDLYELKSDMEYRMKAQDSPLELREADEYFERLKRVRAKGERGYQRAMGEEV